From a region of the Lactuca sativa cultivar Salinas chromosome 4, Lsat_Salinas_v11, whole genome shotgun sequence genome:
- the LOC111885481 gene encoding secoisolariciresinol dehydrogenase, translated as MANVSEFVSRLSMKVAIITGGAQGIGEATARLFIKHGAKVVIADIQDDLGQAVCKDIGLDNALFVHCDVTVESDVENVINITLAKYGRLDIMVNNAAIVDDGKLSILDNDMLDFERVMRVNVTGVFLGTKHAARAMIPARRGSIIMLGSVSGSIGGIISHAYSSSKHALVGLTKNTAAELGQYGIRVNCLSPHFIPSPMATNYVQDHPDKYSKVYTNLKGILLRIEDVAEAALFLASDEARYMSGHNLVLDGGFTVINPAFGLFARASPIE; from the exons ATGGCAAATGTTTCAGAATTTGTCTCCAG GTTGTCAATGAAAGTAGCAATTATCACTGGTGGAGCTCAAGGAATCGGTGAGGCAACGGCAAGACTATTCATAAAACATGGAGCCAAAGTCGTAATTGCTGATATCCAAGACGACTTAGGTCAAGCAGTTTGTAAAGATATTGGTCTTGACAACGCTTTGTTTGTCCATTGTGACGTGACTGTTGAATCTGATGTTGAAAATGTCATCAACATCACACTTGCCAAATATGGTAGGTTGGACATAATGGTCAACAATGCAGCCATTGTAGATGATGGAAAACTCAGTATTCTCGATAATGATATGTTAGATTTTGAAAGGGTTATGAGAGTAAACGTTACCGGCGTGTTCCTAGGCACCAAGCACGCAGCTCGAGCCATGATCCCAGCTCGTAGAGGTAGCATTATTATGTTGGGAAGTGTGTCTGGGAGCATTGGAGGAATCATTTCTCATGCTTATTCGAGTTCAAAACATGCGCTTGTGGGTCTCACTAAGAATACAGCTGCCGAGCTTGGCCAATATGGGATTCGTGTTAATTGCTTATCACCTCATTTTATCCCTTCACCTATGGCTACAAATTATGTACAAGATCACCCTGATAAATACTCCAAAGTTTATACAAACCTCAAAGGGATCTTGCTGCGTATAGAAGATGTGGCAGAAGCTGCTCTTTTTCTAGCAAGCGATGAGGCCCGGTACATGAGCGGGCATAATCTAGTACTTGATGGAGGTTTTACTGTTATTAATCCAGCTTTTGGTCTATTTGCTCGAGCTTCCCCTATCGAGTAA